One Helianthus annuus cultivar XRQ/B chromosome 12, HanXRQr2.0-SUNRISE, whole genome shotgun sequence genomic region harbors:
- the LOC110904579 gene encoding N-terminal acetyltransferase A complex auxiliary subunit NAA15, with protein MGASLPPKEANLFKLIVKSYEIKQYKKGLKAADAILKKFPDHGETLSMKGLTLNCMDRKPEAYELVKLGLKNDLKSHVCWHVFGLLYRSDREYREAIKCYRNALRIDPDNIEILRDLSLLQAQMRDLAGFVETRQKLLTLKPNHRMNWIGFAVSHHLNSNASKAIDILEAYEGTLENDYPPESERCEHGEMLLYKISLLEECGFFEKALEELRRKESKIVDKLSYKEVEASLLMKLNRLEEAEKLYRLLLVMNPDNYRYYEGLQKCVGLHSETGQYASDEIDKLDSLYKSLAEQFTWSSAVKRIPLDFLDGEKFREAADNYVRPLLTKGVPSLFSDLSPLYNHAGKADILEMLILGLEESLKKTGGYPGRSEKEPPSALLWTLFYLAQHYDRRAQSDTALAKIEEAMQHTPTVIDLYSVKSKILKHAGDFTAAAALADEARCMDLADRYVNSMCVKRMLQADQVPLAEKTAVLFTKDGEQHTNLHDMQCMWYELASGESYFRQGELGRSLKNFVTVEKHYADITEDQFDFHSYCLRKMTLRSYIEMLRFQDRLHAHAYFRKAAAGAIRCYIKLYDTPPKTSTEEDNELAKLPASQKKKMRQKQRKAEAKAKKEAEVKSEEANVGGGSKHGKRNVKAVDPDPHGDKLLQIEDPLMEAGKYLKLLQKHSSDHLETHLLSFEVNMRKEKILLALQALKHLVQLDAENPETHRCLIRFFHKVASRPAPTTDAEKLILGVLEAERPTFSQLHDKSLMEANTVFLEQHKDSLMHRAAAAEMMYCLEPNKKAEAIKLIETSLNNPVSSNGPLGPVKEWKLKDCVAVHKILTSTFGDQDAALRWKNQCAVEFPYSTYFEGSLCSTITANKASKQVHENAENGTAEFVSLNGTVEKLDALKNLAI; from the exons ATGGGCGCTTCGCTTCCTCCTAAAGAGGCTAATCTCTTCAAACTCATCGTC AAATCTTATGAAATAAAACAGTATAAAAAGGGGCTTAAGGCTGCAGATGCTATATTGAAGAAGTTCCCAGATCATGGAG AAACCCTCTCGATGAAGGGATTGACATTGAACTGCATGGATCGTAAGCCAGAAGCATATGAGCTTGTAAAGCTAGGATTGAAG AATGACCTGAAAAGCCATGTTTGTTGGCACGTCTTTGGTCTTCTCTATCGATCAGACAGAGAGTACAGGGAGGCAATAAAATGTTATAGGAATGCTCTGAGGATAGATCCCGACAACATTGAAATACTTCGGGACCTATCTCTCTTACAG GCACAAATGCGTGACTTGGCAGGTTTTGTCGAAACTAGACAAAAATTGCTGACGTTAAAACCCAATCATCGGATGAACTGGATTGGTTTTGCAGTTTCTCATCATCTAAACTCAAA TGCATCGAAAGCAATCGATATTCTGGAAGCATATGAAGGGACTCTTGAAAATGATTATCCTCCAGAAAGCGAACGCTGTGAGCATGGGGAAATGCTGTTATACAAG ATATCTTTATTGGAGGAATGTGGCTTTTTTGAGAAAGCGCTTGAGGAGTTGCGCAGAAAAGAGTCTAAGATT GTCGATAAATTATCCTACAAGGAAGTGGAAGCGTCTCTTCTTATGAAGCTTAATCGTCTCGAGGAAGCCGAAAAGTTGTATAGGTTACTACTTGTTATGAATCCTGACAACTACAG ATACTATGAAGGATTACAGAAGTGTGTTGGACTACATTCCGAGACTGGCCAATATGCCTCCGATGAGATAGATAAGTTGGATTCTCTGTACAAATCTCTTGCAGAGCAGTTTACCTGGTCTTCTGCTGTTAAG AGGATCCCGCTAGATTTTTTGGACGGTGAAAAGTTTCGGGAAGCGGCGGATAATTATGTCAGGCCTCTGCTAACAAAG GGAGTCCCGTCACTATTTTCTGACCTTTCTCCATTGTACAATCATGCTGGCAAG GCCGACATTCTTGAAATGTTGATCCTTGGGTTAGAGGAATCACTTAAAAAGACCGGTGGATACCCTGGAAG ATCAGAAAAAGAACCACCTTCGGCGCTTCTGTGGACCTTGTTTTATTTGGCTCAG CATTATGATAGACGGGCCCAGTCTGATACGGCACTCGCTAAAATTGAGGAAGCTATGCAACATACTCCAACTGTTATTGATTTATACTCAGTCAAG AGTAAGATACTAAAACATGCTGGAGACTTTACAGCAGCAGCTGCATTAGCAGATGAAGCTCGGTGCATGGATCTTGCAGATCGTTACGTAAATAGTATGTGTGTTAAAAGAATGCTGCAGGCTGATCAG GTTCCCCTTGCAGAAAAGACAGCTGTATTGTTCACGAAAGACGGTGAACAACATACTAATCTGCATGACATGCAGTGCATGTG GTATGAACTTGCTTCTGGTGAAAGTTATTTCCGTCAGGGTGAGCTTGGACGGTCGTTAAAAAACTTTGTGACGGTGGAGAAACATTATGCGGATATAACTGAAGACCAATTTGATTTCCATTCTTATTGTTTAAGAAAAATGACTCTTCGTTCGTATATAGAAATGTTAAGATTCCAAGACCGGCTTCATGCTCATGCTTACTTTCGCAAAGCAGCCGCTGGAGCTATAAG ATGCTACATCAAGCTTTATGATACTCCGCCAAAGACATCAACCGAGGAAGATAATGAATTAGCAAAATTACCAGCTTCCCAAAAGAAGAAAATGAGGCAAAAGCAGAGGAAGGCTGAAGCAAAGGCGAAAAAG GAGGCAGAAGTAAAGAGTGAGGAAGCGAATGTCGGTGGTGGTTCCAAGCATGGGAAACGGAATGTCAAGGCAGTTGATCCGGATCCTCACGGAGACAAATTATTGCAG ATTGAAGATCCTTTAATGGAAGCTGGAAAGTACCTGAAACTGCTTCAAAAACACTCGTCTGATCACTTGGAGACACATTTACTGTCTTTTGAAGTTAACATGAGAAAGGAAAAGATCTTGCTAGCCTTGCAG GCTTTGAAGCACTTGGTACAACTAGATGCTGAAAATCCAGAGACCCATCGTTGTTTG ATAAGATTCTTTCATAAAGTGGCATCAAGGCCCGCTCCTACAACGGACGCTGAAAAACTCATTTTGGGAGTTTTAGAAGCAGAACGACCAACTTTCAG TCAGCTGCATGATAAATCTCTGATGGAAGCAAATACGGTTTTCCTTGAGCAACATAAAG ATTCCTTGATGCACAGGGCAGCAGCGGCCGAAATGATGTATTGTCTAGAACCAAACAAGAAGGCAGAGGCAATCAAGTTGATCGAAACATCACTCAATAACCCCGTTTCTAG CAACGGACCGCTTGGACCCGTGAAAGAATGGAAGCTGAAAGACTGCGTTGCGGTTCACAAAATCCTAACATCTACGTTTGGTGATCAAGATGCTGCACTAA GATGGAAAAACCAATGTGCGGTAGAGTTTCCATACTCGACCTACTTTGAAGGCAGCCTTTGCTCTACTATTACCGCAAACAAAGCTTCCAAACAGGTACACGAGAATGCTGAAAACGGGACTGCTGAATTCGTTTCATTAAACGGTACGGTAGAAAAGCTAGACGCCTTGAAGAATCTAGCCATCTAG